In Spirosoma aureum, a single genomic region encodes these proteins:
- a CDS encoding nucleotidyltransferase family protein, protein MMPGRTPEIVLLQMACTIEPSIEKKDQINTFLAQTKINWNRLYTLAERHRLTPFLYNTIQSLPEIPAKFLAALRASYQASTTDGMLKIHHYRLLDKLLTDHAIAHIAYKGIYLAEHCYPNGNFRISGDLDVLVSVADAFKTTQLLEKHQYRLNKKHKLYYEDGEQRLLTELSEISLFKLFYNDSYFDVDLHWKILCFNKDFASFDLNYILSHKEFQNEIQVVLLVTHHGVTNIWQQLYYINDLYFLLNNRAIDWAWLMQEMHRYGMERIFLVGLYWCQKIWNLTLQTSIQQLVDTPGVHKLADSYEKNWESNEPVALSRQVLDQFIFFLKAQTRLKVQAKICITFLTSRVFRASTFKIGKKLIYIPKELGFLTVFIRALRSMYKFLPASH, encoded by the coding sequence ATGATGCCCGGTCGTACTCCTGAAATAGTGCTTCTGCAAATGGCCTGTACGATTGAGCCGTCAATTGAAAAGAAAGACCAAATCAATACGTTTCTGGCTCAAACGAAAATTAACTGGAATCGATTGTATACACTGGCTGAGCGGCATCGGCTCACGCCATTTTTGTACAATACGATCCAATCGCTACCGGAAATTCCTGCTAAATTTCTAGCAGCACTGCGAGCCAGTTATCAGGCTTCGACAACGGATGGCATGCTGAAGATCCATCATTATCGACTTCTGGATAAATTACTGACTGATCATGCGATTGCTCACATTGCCTATAAGGGCATTTATCTGGCCGAACATTGTTATCCAAATGGAAATTTTCGGATTAGTGGGGATCTTGATGTATTGGTCAGCGTAGCAGATGCTTTTAAAACTACGCAACTATTAGAGAAGCATCAATACCGGTTAAATAAAAAACACAAATTGTATTACGAGGATGGAGAGCAGCGCCTGCTCACCGAATTATCAGAAATTAGTCTTTTTAAACTATTCTATAATGATAGCTATTTTGATGTAGATCTTCATTGGAAAATACTGTGTTTCAATAAAGATTTTGCCTCGTTTGATTTAAATTACATTCTGTCTCACAAGGAGTTTCAGAATGAGATTCAGGTTGTTTTGTTAGTGACGCATCATGGCGTAACGAATATCTGGCAACAACTTTACTATATCAATGATCTTTACTTCTTACTAAACAACAGAGCAATTGACTGGGCGTGGCTAATGCAGGAGATGCACCGGTATGGTATGGAGCGGATATTTCTGGTAGGCCTGTACTGGTGTCAGAAAATATGGAATTTGACACTACAGACATCGATTCAACAGTTAGTCGATACGCCTGGTGTTCATAAATTAGCTGATAGTTATGAGAAAAACTGGGAATCCAACGAACCCGTTGCCTTGAGCAGACAAGTGCTTGATCAGTTCATTTTTTTTCTAAAAGCTCAAACTCGATTGAAGGTTCAGGCGAAAATCTGCATAACGTTTCTTACCAGTCGGGTATTTAGAGCAAGCACATTTAAAATAGGTAAAAAACTAATTTACATTCCGAAGGAACTGGGGTTTTTAACCGTATTCATCCGGGCATTACGATCTATGTATAAGTTTCTACCTGCTTCTCATTAA
- a CDS encoding phosphoenolpyruvate carboxykinase (ATP) — protein MELSTYYYTAYGLSIGSEIALSQLKEIQPTAVDLVIKRGRIPQSPPLEPTKVYRSGLNAQFAQAGLGCLWLDWSPLLSFMAINGNELILDTDQTDEDLLSLFTLSEAIGLILFQKGYFLLHGSAIQLTNKGVVFLGQPGAGKSTTVAAFAQKGVPVLSDDMVCIRLQEGKTPMLIPAFSQIKIWENTVNGLNLNRTDLTPVREGLTKFSWHESVSFAQEEVPLAQIFVLESPSESENTLKPISKSQLPIELLNHFPLPDSLLTGNSLKDYFEKSILIANTTPLYKMSRPSDFVKLHQFVEYIKSTL, from the coding sequence ATGGAATTAAGTACCTATTATTACACGGCGTACGGGCTATCGATTGGTTCTGAAATTGCGCTTTCTCAGCTTAAAGAAATACAACCAACAGCGGTCGATCTGGTTATTAAACGAGGCAGAATCCCTCAAAGCCCACCGTTGGAACCTACAAAAGTTTATCGTAGTGGCTTAAATGCACAGTTTGCCCAGGCGGGTTTAGGTTGTCTGTGGCTAGATTGGTCTCCTCTTCTGTCGTTTATGGCGATAAACGGAAATGAGTTGATTCTGGATACTGATCAAACTGATGAAGACCTGCTTTCACTGTTTACATTGAGTGAGGCAATTGGGCTAATACTGTTTCAAAAGGGTTATTTTTTGCTTCATGGAAGCGCCATTCAGTTAACTAATAAAGGAGTCGTATTTTTAGGGCAGCCTGGCGCAGGTAAATCGACAACAGTAGCGGCCTTTGCCCAAAAAGGCGTGCCGGTGCTCAGTGATGATATGGTTTGCATTCGGCTCCAGGAAGGGAAAACCCCCATGCTTATTCCTGCTTTTTCTCAGATTAAAATTTGGGAGAATACAGTCAATGGACTCAATCTGAATAGAACAGACTTAACGCCAGTTCGTGAAGGATTAACTAAATTCTCCTGGCATGAATCCGTTTCGTTTGCTCAGGAAGAAGTCCCATTAGCGCAGATTTTTGTATTGGAGAGCCCCAGCGAATCGGAGAATACACTAAAGCCCATATCAAAAAGCCAATTGCCAATTGAATTGCTCAATCATTTTCCTTTACCAGACTCGCTGCTAACCGGCAATAGCCTGAAAGATTATTTTGAAAAAAGCATCCTGATCGCCAACACTACCCCGCTTTACAAAATGAGTCGCCCTTCTGATTTTGTAAAGCTACATCAGTTTGTCGAGTACATTAAATCGACATTGTAA
- a CDS encoding lasso peptide biosynthesis B2 protein, protein MKNLSKQLTSFTRFIELSWYKKFLLGKAFIVLAVYKCLLFIFPFNFFFKKSINAIPSNSAPVEENLVATVWAIGVVSNRIPLGFTCLVQALSAKWLLKKYPDVHICIGVHKSTSQAFSAHAWVVYKNKVILGEQETQVFQPILEWN, encoded by the coding sequence ATGAAAAACTTATCGAAACAACTAACTAGTTTCACTAGGTTTATCGAGCTAAGTTGGTATAAAAAATTCCTTTTAGGTAAGGCTTTTATTGTACTGGCTGTTTATAAGTGCCTTTTGTTCATTTTTCCGTTCAATTTCTTTTTCAAGAAGTCGATCAATGCAATTCCCTCAAATTCTGCCCCAGTTGAGGAGAATCTTGTAGCCACAGTCTGGGCCATCGGCGTTGTGAGTAATCGAATTCCATTGGGGTTTACGTGTCTGGTGCAGGCACTTAGCGCAAAATGGCTCTTGAAAAAATACCCCGATGTCCACATTTGCATCGGCGTGCATAAAAGTACTAGCCAGGCGTTTTCAGCGCATGCCTGGGTAGTCTATAAAAATAAAGTCATTCTTGGTGAACAGGAGACTCAAGTATTTCAGCCCATTTTAGAATGGAATTAA
- a CDS encoding PqqD family peptide modification chaperone: protein MALTPNTRLQRVPSQSSSVLGNETIVLNYEIGNYYELNELGGFIWSLLDAQNVISVEEIKEKVLDEFEVEESVCEQELTSFLESLLDEKLIETTN from the coding sequence ATGGCCTTGACACCCAATACACGACTTCAGCGAGTACCAAGTCAATCTTCTTCAGTGCTAGGTAATGAAACCATTGTTTTAAATTATGAAATTGGTAATTACTATGAACTGAATGAATTAGGAGGATTTATCTGGTCACTTTTAGACGCTCAAAACGTAATTTCTGTTGAAGAAATTAAAGAGAAAGTGCTTGACGAATTTGAGGTAGAAGAGTCGGTTTGTGAGCAGGAATTAACTTCGTTTCTAGAATCACTTTTAGATGAAAAACTTATCGAAACAACTAACTAG
- a CDS encoding T9SS type A sorting domain-containing protein — MTRKLLLAFLLGAASWSASYAQDPSVGGIASVPNSISTSGTGTVQANFGNGSSTAIPQANNATYTINLPPNIGVTGSSFSPSAPANLSVTIGTYSPATGTTVTIVSSLGPVPGNANYLFTLNVVGLTVTAGAPISINAASFPPVGTNVPGNDNASGSIIVTAGPLPVSLVSFTAKAQENRTVAVSWITSLETNNKGFLVERSKDLKQFERVGEVSEVAANSSAQKHYQLIDQTPYSGTSYYRLTQIDLSGKSTSFPAVSVVLREGEYGVSPNPISRDQVFKLSLDEPETATIKFLGIDGRVRSLQKSGIESGNLLLKSPSNLSAGIYIITVEERGQTRQHRIVVE, encoded by the coding sequence ATGACCAGAAAACTTTTACTGGCGTTTCTATTGGGTGCAGCAAGTTGGTCTGCCAGTTATGCGCAGGATCCTTCTGTAGGAGGAATCGCTTCAGTGCCAAACTCCATTTCGACAAGTGGCACCGGTACTGTACAGGCAAACTTTGGTAATGGAAGTTCCACTGCTATCCCCCAGGCTAACAATGCTACTTACACCATCAATCTACCCCCGAACATTGGGGTAACCGGTTCAAGCTTCTCGCCATCGGCTCCCGCCAACCTGAGTGTTACGATCGGTACGTATAGCCCGGCAACAGGAACAACGGTTACCATTGTTAGTAGCTTAGGCCCCGTTCCAGGAAATGCCAATTATCTATTTACCTTGAATGTTGTAGGCTTAACTGTAACGGCTGGTGCGCCCATAAGCATCAATGCAGCTAGCTTTCCTCCTGTAGGTACCAACGTTCCTGGTAATGATAATGCCAGTGGCTCTATTATTGTCACTGCTGGCCCATTACCTGTTTCGCTGGTTTCTTTCACTGCAAAAGCACAGGAAAACCGTACGGTGGCTGTATCTTGGATCACCTCGCTTGAAACCAATAATAAAGGGTTTTTAGTAGAGCGCAGTAAGGATCTCAAGCAGTTTGAGCGCGTAGGAGAGGTGAGTGAAGTCGCTGCAAACAGCAGTGCCCAGAAACATTATCAACTCATTGATCAGACGCCTTATTCGGGTACAAGCTACTATCGGCTGACGCAAATTGATCTGAGCGGGAAAAGCACAAGCTTCCCGGCTGTCTCAGTTGTGTTGCGTGAAGGAGAATATGGCGTATCACCCAATCCTATCAGTAGAGATCAAGTCTTTAAGTTGAGTTTAGATGAACCTGAAACAGCGACTATTAAATTCCTGGGTATCGATGGTCGGGTACGATCGTTGCAGAAATCAGGGATCGAGTCGGGTAATCTGCTGCTGAAATCACCGAGCAATCTGTCAGCAGGGATTTACATTATAACGGTCGAAGAGCGTGGTCAAACCCGCCAACACCGGATCGTTGTGGAGTAG
- a CDS encoding beta strand repeat-containing protein gives MKKLSTYMCGRSNLNLLTWVFLCLSLLVSTKTLAQLSSAPCNTVASLTNPTFANLTATSSQLAIVDEFANKGNLIDNDPSFSTAATFLAALGTSAWLEVRDHNATGANVYPAGSFAGFIISSTVKIGATTTISTYLSTSPTPNTPVTTKTFTNLAEVGLLNGKTRVGLISTGSFDRVRIDFGGLAATISVYAPVIEKFCNTSPALACNTPTSLTAPGHSVYLNPDHTGITTDVACLACTITDPDNIIDGDATNSSSIVLTAGVATTASVGVKNAFVTYPASTSSTFVGFDISSTALVDLGVLDRLTISTYKTGTTAAIQSFTGANLISTNSSLLSGTGRRTIGFLATQDFDEVRLTVTKAAGVSLATLNIFGVVVQKFCDGPSLDCADNVIPKNTLTPLTSPTHPVYVDGANTGIIGLACVGCSINNSENVVDVSTTNSATIVLTAGVSTSATFAVANALQTYPVNSFAGFDIETNSLLSANVLSTAIITLFNNGTAVQTSTTNGLIVGAGSSPLLNGRSRQYIGVVAKVPYDEVKITFANLVAADLGSIVIYNAVFEKTCANILACNTIYSLSNPLFPVVIDNANTGVTGVVSAATTVENPWNVVSASTSDFAKINTTASVGTVASIAVLDAVNTYPAGTTAGFIVKKVSGILALDLFAQLTVSTYKSGTLVESRSAGSLLDVSITLFGATSDYFNVGFVTTQPFDEIKLSVSPLVGVAALSALGGSLDVYGAFADTRTSSGGGLVCALNTNPDFAVTNKNVPATGSVKTNDVVPAGTTYGPAPSPASQPGGSTPSLTVNSDGTYTFTSTTPGVYVYNVPVCGAGLSGTSCATQTLTITVLDPTVTTNPPVANPDFASTTGAPTNPTAVTVNIKANDGAGNPGGTLGLPTIPTQPANGTATIDGTGKLVYTPTAGFYGTDVVTYQVCETPGNLCATATVTITVNVPGSPATVSINDDYISTPTGTTATGNVLTNDLGNTLTVSSPGTTVTSSGTLIVTSSGSYTFTPAPGVSGPVTYTYTACDNASTCGSATLHILVGPGLPDLTPIINLPSNNFTTSGADQVKNFTVGIYELVGQQTSSGNVVFTITAPFGYTLAFNSSITSIDVSGGGTVAVNNTNWAVTSDNGLQLTLTIKPGQFIAASPGNSIIGFTITRTVANSNGTANITANVTDDASKTYDSNPVNNIYARNINAL, from the coding sequence ATGAAAAAATTATCTACCTACATGTGTGGGAGATCTAATCTGAATCTCTTAACATGGGTCTTCCTCTGTTTATCGCTGTTAGTATCGACCAAGACACTGGCACAGCTAAGTAGCGCACCATGTAATACGGTCGCGTCGCTAACGAACCCTACGTTTGCCAATCTTACAGCAACTTCGAGCCAGCTTGCTATTGTTGATGAGTTTGCCAATAAAGGAAACCTGATCGATAATGATCCTTCTTTTTCAACGGCAGCTACCTTTTTAGCTGCGCTGGGTACTTCTGCCTGGCTAGAGGTAAGAGACCATAATGCTACGGGAGCGAATGTATATCCCGCAGGTAGCTTTGCTGGCTTTATTATTAGCAGCACCGTTAAAATTGGAGCAACTACAACAATCAGTACTTATTTAAGTACCAGCCCTACTCCTAATACACCTGTAACAACTAAGACATTTACGAACCTGGCGGAAGTTGGGCTTCTAAATGGCAAAACAAGAGTTGGTTTAATTTCAACAGGTAGTTTCGATAGAGTTCGCATTGATTTTGGAGGACTTGCGGCAACCATAAGTGTCTACGCACCCGTCATAGAAAAATTCTGTAATACATCACCTGCTCTGGCGTGCAATACGCCGACTTCATTGACCGCACCTGGCCATTCGGTTTATCTTAATCCAGATCACACTGGAATTACAACTGACGTTGCCTGCCTTGCCTGTACCATTACAGACCCAGATAATATAATTGATGGGGATGCTACCAATTCGTCCAGCATTGTTTTGACTGCTGGAGTCGCAACGACTGCATCAGTTGGTGTGAAAAATGCATTTGTTACGTACCCTGCGAGTACGTCGAGTACATTTGTCGGCTTTGATATCTCCAGTACAGCTTTAGTCGATTTAGGCGTTCTCGATCGGCTAACTATTTCTACCTATAAGACAGGCACCACCGCGGCTATACAATCCTTTACAGGGGCTAATCTTATTTCGACTAACAGTTCTCTATTATCTGGTACAGGCAGAAGAACCATTGGATTCTTAGCTACACAGGATTTTGATGAGGTTCGATTAACGGTTACTAAAGCAGCGGGCGTATCGTTGGCAACGCTTAATATATTTGGTGTTGTTGTTCAGAAATTCTGCGATGGCCCCAGCCTAGACTGTGCCGATAATGTAATTCCGAAAAATACACTAACTCCGCTTACCAGCCCAACTCACCCGGTGTATGTCGATGGCGCTAACACGGGAATTATAGGATTAGCCTGTGTGGGTTGTAGTATTAATAATTCGGAAAATGTAGTCGATGTCTCAACAACAAACTCGGCTACGATCGTACTGACTGCAGGGGTATCGACCAGTGCAACGTTTGCAGTGGCCAATGCCCTCCAAACCTATCCGGTCAATAGCTTTGCCGGATTTGATATTGAAACGAATTCGTTGTTGTCGGCTAACGTCTTAAGTACCGCCATCATTACATTATTCAACAATGGAACTGCGGTTCAAACCAGCACGACTAATGGACTAATAGTAGGTGCCGGCAGTAGCCCACTGTTGAATGGCAGAAGCCGTCAGTACATTGGTGTCGTAGCCAAAGTGCCTTATGATGAAGTGAAGATTACATTCGCCAATCTGGTCGCTGCCGACCTCGGATCGATTGTTATTTATAATGCTGTATTCGAGAAAACGTGTGCCAATATACTGGCATGTAATACAATCTATAGTTTAAGTAATCCATTGTTCCCTGTTGTCATTGATAACGCGAACACGGGAGTTACGGGCGTCGTTTCGGCGGCAACGACTGTTGAGAATCCATGGAATGTAGTTTCGGCAAGTACATCGGACTTTGCCAAAATCAACACGACTGCTTCTGTAGGTACGGTAGCGTCGATCGCTGTACTCGATGCGGTTAACACGTATCCTGCTGGTACGACTGCCGGTTTCATCGTCAAGAAAGTTTCCGGTATTCTGGCCCTCGATTTGTTTGCTCAGTTAACGGTTAGTACCTATAAGAGTGGAACCCTCGTAGAATCTCGGAGCGCAGGAAGCTTACTTGATGTATCGATAACATTATTTGGTGCAACCAGCGACTATTTCAATGTAGGCTTTGTTACGACCCAGCCTTTCGATGAAATTAAATTAAGTGTTTCGCCCCTGGTAGGTGTAGCTGCATTGTCGGCCCTGGGTGGTAGCCTGGATGTATATGGGGCCTTTGCCGATACACGCACATCGTCGGGTGGTGGTTTGGTTTGTGCTTTAAATACAAATCCTGATTTCGCGGTTACCAATAAGAATGTACCGGCCACGGGCAGCGTCAAGACCAACGACGTTGTGCCAGCCGGAACCACTTATGGCCCCGCACCGTCTCCAGCCAGCCAACCTGGCGGATCAACGCCAAGTCTGACGGTTAACTCCGATGGCACCTATACATTTACCAGCACAACACCTGGCGTCTATGTTTACAATGTTCCTGTTTGTGGCGCTGGTTTATCAGGAACCTCTTGTGCAACGCAAACGCTGACGATTACAGTTCTGGACCCAACGGTAACAACCAATCCACCTGTAGCCAATCCTGACTTTGCCTCTACTACAGGAGCGCCAACTAACCCAACTGCCGTTACCGTAAATATTAAAGCCAACGATGGCGCAGGTAATCCAGGGGGTACATTAGGGCTACCAACTATACCAACCCAACCAGCAAATGGAACTGCAACCATAGATGGAACTGGAAAACTGGTCTATACACCAACTGCAGGTTTCTATGGTACAGATGTGGTAACCTATCAGGTTTGCGAAACTCCTGGAAACTTGTGTGCAACTGCCACCGTGACCATTACCGTTAACGTACCGGGCAGCCCTGCTACTGTATCGATCAATGATGACTACATCTCTACGCCGACTGGTACTACGGCTACAGGCAATGTGCTCACCAATGACCTGGGAAATACGCTGACCGTATCGAGCCCTGGAACAACAGTAACTTCATCCGGTACACTGATTGTGACATCAAGTGGTAGTTATACCTTCACGCCAGCTCCAGGCGTTTCAGGACCTGTTACTTACACATACACGGCCTGTGACAATGCTTCGACTTGCGGAAGTGCTACACTGCACATACTTGTTGGCCCAGGGTTACCTGATTTAACGCCAATCATTAACTTACCCTCGAACAACTTTACGACATCTGGTGCCGATCAAGTTAAAAACTTTACGGTGGGAATCTATGAGTTAGTGGGACAACAGACATCCAGTGGCAATGTAGTCTTTACGATTACAGCTCCATTTGGCTATACCCTGGCCTTTAACAGCAGTATAACGTCTATCGATGTATCTGGAGGTGGCACCGTTGCCGTTAATAATACTAATTGGGCAGTCACTTCTGATAATGGTTTGCAACTGACGCTAACGATTAAGCCTGGGCAATTTATTGCTGCCAGCCCGGGAAATTCGATCATTGGGTTTACTATCACTCGAACCGTAGCTAACTCGAACGGTACAGCTAATATTACGGCGAATGTGACCGATGATGCGTCGAAAACCTACGATAGTAACCCGGTAAATAATATTTACGCCAGAAATATCAACGCTTTATAA
- a CDS encoding M3 family metallopeptidase, with amino-acid sequence MLRHQQLIKTSALLAVVATTTFAQPSPQQPKMTQNPFLTPYSTPHQAAPFDKIRNEDYLPALKEGLTQGRKDVDDIVNNPAQPTFENTIVALERSGDLLGKVSSVLFNLNSAETTPELQKIVKEASPLLSEYGNDITLNEKLFARIKSVYDQRASLKLDPESAMLLEKAYKRFSRNGANLDAKGKERLRTIDKELSQLSIQFGENVLNETNEYSMVVTDEKDLAGLPDFTREAAKAIAKQKGKEGWVFTLQAPSYGPFMQYAENRELRKKMFLAYNGRGFHGDKNDNTSIINKIVNLRYERANLLGYKTHADFVLEESMAGSKNKVQSFLNELVTYARPAAERQLAELTTYAKAHGFTDDKLQSWDNSYYAEKLKKEKYDLDDEMLKPYFKLENVLNGVFTVANKLYGITFKERTDIPVYNPEVKTFDVYDKEGKFVAVFYGDYFPRAGKRSGAWMNDIQGQKIENGENIRPHIINVCNFTRPTDTKPSLLTFYEVTTLFHEFGHGLHGMLANGKYESLSGTNVPRDFVELPSQVMENWCYDPEALKLFAKHYQTGEVIPNELIEKIRASQNFLAGLANLRQLRLGLVDMYYHGQKPTGETITQVENKVDSVANLFPRVEGVAFSPAFSHIFSGGYSAGYYSYKWSEVLDADAFEFFKENGGLENKAAADGFRKNVLEKGGSEKPMELYKKFRGREPSPKAMLRRSGLIL; translated from the coding sequence ATGTTAAGACATCAACAGCTCATAAAAACGAGTGCATTGCTAGCCGTTGTCGCTACGACGACATTCGCCCAGCCATCACCCCAACAACCTAAAATGACCCAGAATCCATTCTTAACGCCCTATTCGACACCTCACCAGGCGGCCCCGTTCGACAAGATAAGAAACGAAGATTATTTGCCTGCCCTTAAAGAAGGACTCACCCAAGGGCGTAAAGATGTTGACGATATCGTCAATAATCCTGCCCAGCCAACATTTGAGAATACCATCGTTGCCCTCGAACGCTCAGGCGATCTGCTGGGAAAGGTATCATCTGTATTGTTTAATCTGAATAGTGCTGAAACCACGCCCGAACTCCAAAAGATCGTCAAGGAAGCATCACCCCTGCTGAGTGAGTATGGCAACGACATCACGCTGAACGAGAAACTCTTTGCCCGGATTAAATCCGTTTATGATCAGCGAGCCAGCCTGAAACTAGATCCAGAAAGTGCAATGCTGCTCGAAAAAGCCTATAAGCGATTCTCCCGCAATGGTGCAAATCTGGATGCAAAGGGGAAAGAGCGTTTACGCACTATCGACAAAGAACTTTCCCAGCTTTCAATTCAATTTGGCGAGAATGTGCTGAACGAAACCAACGAATACTCGATGGTTGTGACGGATGAAAAAGACCTTGCTGGTTTACCCGACTTTACGCGTGAAGCGGCTAAAGCCATAGCGAAGCAGAAAGGGAAAGAAGGTTGGGTATTTACCTTACAGGCGCCAAGTTATGGTCCGTTCATGCAATATGCTGAGAACCGCGAGCTGCGCAAAAAAATGTTTCTGGCCTATAACGGACGCGGCTTCCACGGCGATAAAAACGATAATACGTCGATCATCAACAAAATCGTGAATCTTCGGTACGAACGTGCCAATCTGCTTGGCTATAAAACGCACGCTGATTTTGTACTGGAAGAAAGCATGGCAGGATCAAAAAATAAAGTGCAGAGCTTTCTGAATGAGCTTGTTACCTATGCCCGTCCGGCTGCTGAGCGACAGCTGGCTGAACTGACAACCTATGCTAAAGCCCATGGTTTTACGGACGACAAGTTGCAGAGTTGGGACAATAGTTATTATGCCGAGAAGCTTAAGAAAGAGAAGTATGATCTCGACGACGAGATGCTGAAGCCGTACTTCAAGCTTGAGAATGTACTGAACGGTGTATTCACAGTAGCCAATAAACTATACGGGATCACCTTTAAGGAGCGGACGGATATTCCGGTCTATAACCCTGAAGTGAAAACCTTCGACGTGTATGATAAAGAAGGGAAGTTCGTTGCCGTATTCTATGGCGATTACTTCCCTAGGGCGGGTAAACGCAGTGGTGCATGGATGAATGATATCCAGGGACAGAAAATAGAGAACGGTGAAAACATTCGTCCGCACATCATTAACGTGTGCAACTTTACGCGCCCCACTGATACAAAGCCTTCCTTATTGACCTTCTATGAGGTCACTACGCTCTTCCACGAATTTGGCCATGGGCTACACGGTATGCTGGCGAATGGGAAATACGAAAGTCTGAGTGGAACAAACGTTCCCCGCGATTTTGTGGAACTACCCTCGCAGGTGATGGAGAACTGGTGCTATGATCCGGAAGCGCTCAAACTTTTTGCGAAACATTACCAGACCGGCGAAGTGATTCCAAACGAGCTTATCGAAAAGATTCGGGCGAGCCAGAATTTCCTGGCTGGGCTGGCAAACCTGCGCCAGTTGCGGCTCGGTCTGGTCGATATGTATTATCATGGTCAGAAACCGACTGGAGAAACCATTACCCAGGTTGAGAATAAAGTTGATTCTGTCGCGAACCTGTTTCCACGTGTAGAGGGAGTCGCTTTTAGCCCAGCTTTCTCGCACATATTTTCGGGTGGTTATTCGGCAGGTTATTATAGTTATAAATGGAGTGAAGTGCTGGATGCCGATGCGTTCGAGTTCTTTAAAGAGAACGGCGGTCTGGAAAATAAGGCCGCAGCCGATGGTTTCCGAAAAAACGTACTGGAAAAAGGAGGGAGTGAGAAACCTATGGAACTGTACAAAAAATTTCGAGGTCGCGAGCCTTCCCCCAAAGCCATGTTACGGCGCAGTGGCCTGATTTTGTAG
- a CDS encoding dicarboxylate/amino acid:cation symporter → MRLLNNLTVRVLIAITLGILTGYLFPETAAKLKPIGDLFINLIKMVIAPIIFLTIVLGISNMGDLKKVGRVGGKALLYFEIVTTGALAIGLLLANLIRPGDGVQTAAVKGGDISKYTEQGAGMDWTEFFLHIVPSNAIKAFAEGDILQVLVFSILFGVGLTRMGELGKPLILTFERLSKVFFNILSVVMILAPLGAFGGMAFTIGKYGLSTLLPLAKLMGTVYATMFLFVFVVLNLILRYYKISLWAVLKFIKEELLIVLGTSSSESALPQIMEKLETLGCSRSVVGLVVPAGYSFNLDGTTIYLVMATVFLAQVFGVDLTLGQELTIIGILMVTSKGAAGVTGSGFIVLASTLTAIKVIPVEGLALLLGVDRFMSEARSITNIIGNTVATIFIANNEGEFDRIKYNRVLNQEAKNELADYKY, encoded by the coding sequence GTGCGTCTCCTCAACAACCTCACTGTTCGCGTCCTGATTGCTATTACCCTGGGTATTCTGACGGGGTATCTCTTTCCCGAAACTGCTGCTAAGCTCAAGCCCATTGGCGACCTCTTTATCAACCTGATCAAGATGGTTATTGCGCCAATTATATTCCTGACCATTGTGCTGGGTATCAGTAATATGGGCGATCTGAAAAAAGTAGGACGGGTAGGCGGGAAAGCGCTACTCTATTTCGAGATTGTTACAACGGGCGCGCTGGCTATCGGTCTTTTACTGGCAAATCTTATTCGCCCTGGCGATGGCGTTCAGACCGCTGCTGTTAAAGGCGGAGACATCAGTAAATATACGGAACAGGGGGCCGGAATGGACTGGACAGAGTTCTTTCTCCACATTGTACCAAGCAATGCCATTAAGGCTTTTGCGGAAGGAGATATTTTGCAGGTGCTGGTCTTTTCTATTCTGTTTGGCGTTGGCCTTACTCGCATGGGCGAACTGGGCAAGCCACTCATCCTGACCTTTGAACGGTTATCGAAAGTGTTTTTCAATATTCTGAGTGTCGTCATGATTCTGGCCCCGCTGGGTGCTTTCGGAGGAATGGCCTTCACGATCGGGAAATACGGCTTAAGCACATTACTACCGCTGGCAAAGCTGATGGGCACGGTTTACGCAACCATGTTTTTGTTTGTTTTTGTGGTTCTGAACCTGATTCTACGATACTACAAAATAAGCCTGTGGGCTGTGCTTAAGTTTATAAAAGAGGAACTGTTAATTGTACTGGGAACATCGTCGTCGGAGTCAGCTTTGCCCCAGATTATGGAAAAGCTCGAAACGCTTGGCTGTTCGCGTTCTGTAGTCGGATTAGTGGTTCCAGCGGGTTATTCGTTTAATCTGGATGGGACTACGATCTATCTTGTAATGGCAACCGTTTTTCTGGCCCAGGTTTTTGGGGTCGATCTCACACTGGGTCAGGAGCTGACGATAATAGGGATTCTGATGGTTACTTCCAAAGGGGCTGCGGGTGTAACGGGGAGTGGCTTCATTGTGCTGGCCAGTACCTTGACTGCCATTAAAGTAATTCCGGTAGAAGGGCTGGCATTGCTGCTTGGTGTTGATCGATTCATGTCTGAAGCACGCTCCATAACAAACATTATAGGTAATACTGTGGCTACTATTTTCATCGCTAATAACGAAGGCGAATTTGATCGGATAAAGTATAATCGAGTATTGAATCAGGAGGCCAAAAACGAACTGGCCGACTACAAATACTAG